ttataaattcatGATCTCTTGGCTTAACACAGGTACTGCcttgagttaaattaaaaaattggctcaaatagattaatttttcaaagggcATCGAACCAGATTGAAACTTTGGAAAAAAACGTGGTGAGCGATCGCTTTCGTTTTCGCGGGCCCATTAAAATCTAGCGCGGAGTCCATTTGCCAGCCTTGACGCTTTCtgttaacaagaaaacaactaCGAGTTCCACTCTTCATAAACGCCAGATATGAGGAAAGTAGGAGAAATCATAAGCGTGTTAAGAATGGGAAAGCAGATGCAATCACACTTCAAGACTGTTTTTTGATGAGGTTGAAACGGTTGAACCGAATAAAACACGAGCTTAATTTTGTGTTGAACACGTTATTTAGCGATGCAAATTGTCTTCATATGCAGAAACTATATCTCTCGCCTAGGTTTTTCATAGGCTGGATGGCGCTTTCCACCGGATAAATCGCTAACCAGGTGATACCggtaagtgttaacaaaacttTCTATTCTATCTACTGTATGGAAATTTAtacagtggatagcgttatccagcCTTCGAACGGCCGAGGCTTTGTCTAAACCACTTTAAGAAAAAGTTTCCAACCAGTTTTATGATAAGATAGTTATAAGATAGCATCAAGAGCTTAAGGTGTAGTAATGTGTTTTAGGCGATATGACACAATTATATCTTTCACGAGACCTGGTGAAACACATTTGTAAAATCGTTTTAGTTTCACGGGGTTCACGTCAAATTATGCTTTCTAAATAAGTTCAAACAAGCGTTTGCCATCATACGACTGAAACTGTGGTCTCTGATCTACGGACTAATATTTTTCCCGAGTGAAAACTAAAGTTCCTTAGCACACGGACGGAAGAAAGCTGAGCGGTGACCAACTATAGGGTAATTACTTTCTACATTTACGATAGAAAAGCGTTTCACTGGCTGGGTGCTGGTTCCAGGCTCTCTACAGACTGATGATTACTCTTCATGGCAATGTTTCCTCCAGGTGTGTCATCAACAACAGTAGGGatcacaacatttttttttttgcgcttcctcttcaaactaaaataaagaGATTGAAGAATAGCTTCATATTGACAATTCAAAACTCTTGATTTTCAAGAGTGTAGTAAGGTGTTTTAGGCGATATGACACAATTATATTTAACGGTTTTTAATTCGCGAGACGTGGTAAAACACATTTTTGAAATCGTTTTAGTTTCACGGGGTTCACGTCAAATTATGTTTTCTAAATAAGTTCTGACAAGCGTTTACCATCATACGACTGAAACTGTTGTCTCTGATCTACGGACTAATATTTTTCCCGGGTGAAAACTAAAGTCCCCCAGCACACGGACGGAAGAAAGCTAAGCGGTGACCAACTATGGGGTAATTACTTTCTACATTTACGATAGAAAAAAGTGTTTCACTGGGTGGGTATTAGTTACAAGCTCTCTACAGACTGATAACAATTGTTCATGGCGATGTTTCCTCCAGTTGTGTCATCAGCATTATTAGGTAacacaacatttttgtttttgcacttcatcttcaaactaaaataaagaGATTGGAAAATAGCTTCATATTGATAATTCAAAActcttgattttcatttgaatttacGTGGTAAGGAGTCAAAGGAGAAAGCTGTACCCCTCTGATGTGGTGCCTTCGTCTCCAGATCATACGGTTCAGGCTCAAAATATAGCTGGGGTTATTGTGTAATGCCTCTGGGCGCGTACTTTGCCTAAACAGAGCCTCTTTAAAATCGTTATATACAAGCGCCGGAAAACTGTCAGGAAAACTTGAGGAAATGCGAGGGGATTGACTGGCATCCCAATCTGGGGGAGAACTGATGTGCAATAATATAGATAACggtaaaaacaacaacaataatcataataattgcATTAACATCCCACGAGGCGGATTGGAATGTTTGGTTTTCGTGGAGGAAGGAAAGCCTAAGAACTCCGAGAAAAACTTTCGGGGCAAGAACAAGAAcgaacaacaaactcaacccacatgtgacaCCTGGTCCAGGATTTGATCCCAGTTTTTGACACCAAAAAGTGTTATTTTGACTCACCATCTCCAAACGATAATGACAACGATGACGAGAACCACTCCTCCCCCGATAGCACTAATTGCAATCCACTTCCAGGTTATGGGATCCGGTTCTGCTGTTCTAACAGTTGGCGAGGAGGTTGATTCGCCAGGTTTAAACCACGCTACTACACCAGATATATTTGCACCAATAGCTGCTTCAATCTCACCTTTGTGAATGACTATAATTTGAACCAGTATTCTGTGTGGTAGTGCTGACGCGTTGCTGACATATTGGCCAACAGGTTGTTGAACATAGAACGCTACGTAAAGGAGCCCGGATGAGTTTGTGGGGTAATCAGGCAAAAGATGGATTTGATCTGTAGTATAGAGATCAAAAAAGAGCGGCCGTCTGGCAAAGAAGgacaaaaatgataaacaaaggGTAAATATCTATTATTTTGTCGCATTCAAGGACAGTTGAATTAGAACAAGGTGAAGAGTCTCTTGACCTATGAATGCTCTACAAcgctaaacaaacaaaaacgcaGTAAGTTTACGTATATTTAGATTTTTTGCTGGGGGGAGGATGGGGAAGACCGGAGAATCTGGATAAACTCCGTGACCCCTTTCAGCTAGGTTAGAACAAGAACAAACTGCAGACTCAATCAATTGTAAGACGTTTAATGTACATTTTTGGCGTGGAAACTGAGCGATTAACCTTCATTTGTACAAATCAATTACTATTAAAATCATCACCTGCttcttgttgtttcttttaGAGCACATCTTGTCCTGTTTTCACTACAGTATTTAGTGGTAACAGAAGCCATCTTTTCATTGAAATCCTTGTCTTTCTTGAAATCCCATTTAAACTACAAACACACCACGAAAAAGCGTGATTTAGGGGCTTAGTTATTATTAATCGCCGGGGAGCGGAGAGGGGTTGAAATTAGGGGGGGACTGATTGCTTGATTCAGTCTTTATTGATTAATTAAACCAAACACTTGCAGACACAAGTGCAAGTTTACAATACAATAGAAGAGGAGTTATATAAAAAGGCtaactttctttacaaaaattaaactattaCAAAGCAGCGCTTAAAGCGCTCTGTGCGAATACGTGGCAACACATAGTCATGACCACGTTGACTTTAAGATTTATATGTACGTTTGTTCGATCGGTAGAAGATCTGTTAAACACATGGGttgatcacatggttttcagggggaaacAGAGGGGAGCCAGTCGTCGCTAGCAGAGTATAAATGGGGGACTATAAGAAATTAACTGCCAGTAAATGGGGGGAGGTCATCACAATAAAACGAAACTTAAGGAGGGAATCAGAttattttattgtgacacaaccaaaatcgtCCAGACCTCCTCCTCAGGCAATAAACAGTAATTGGTCCTTAGGGATTTCAAGTTCCTTGCGACTTCATCAGCTTCATCATCTTTGATTGcataaaattctcaaaaagtCCATTGGTAATATGATCATACCCACCCCATTTTTATGTTCAATCGAGAACTGGACggcttcctctttttctttgtttgaaggTTCGCGTGGCTTTTGTAACTCTGGCACTGGAGCTGTCTGATTCTTCTCTAAACCTAGAAAGAAAATAACGGACAATAGAGTCCACACTCTAGTAAGCGTTCTCCTCCAAACAAGCGTCCTCCCCCCACTTCCCCTTCCCTCCTTCCTTCATTTCCCTAATAGAAGGGATACGAAAAAAAGTTGTTGCTATTGCCAacttatttattaaattttaaactccAACTACAGCGGAATCAGTACAGAATAATAATAAGTGCCCCCCTCGATTAAACGCTCTCCTTCCAATTAGTGACTCTCCCTTAAACCAAAATTCGATATAAGCGCCTGActgcttattcaaggaaatatgaTATTAATCTATCAAAAATAGAAATCATATTATCAAATTACTTAATGTTGGTTTATTTCATTTGCGTTTGTCTACGCCCCTGCATATCATGCGGTTCATGGTTTCATAAAATCATATTCATTAGCACACTATCCAAGGCCATCTAACATAAAAATTGTCGAAAACTGGAAATGAAATTTCATCCTCATTATTACAATTTTATTCAGTTCTCAGTTCTAGTTCGAATCCTGATCCTAATCATGAATCAAGTTACAAAAAGACGCATTTTTTGCAGTCGTTACCTCTGCATTTTCCGTCAATAAAGTACAAGTCTTGATCACATTCACACTTGTAAGAGCCACGAGTGTTAACGCATTTGTGAAACTCATCCGTGCAGTTGAACAAGCTCACGTCGAGGCACTCGTTAATATCTGATTAATAAAGTACAAATAACAATTAGAAATcaaaagaaacgaagaaaatcatgcaaaatttaaaaaagtaaatggCAAACTGCTGCAATGAAACAGCTGTTTAATTTAAGCACAAGTTTTGTTATCAACCTTCACAATCGTAACCATCCTTGGTTATTTCAAATCCTTTTTCACAAGAGCAATTATAACTCCCTGGTGTATTTTTACAGATCTGACTGCAGCGATGACGGGGATTCGAAGGGtcgcattcatcgatatctgaaaAGTGAAGTGAGTAGCAAAGACATTAAGAGACGGCCTTCTAGTTGATGAAATGATAACAGATCTCAGATATGCAAGTCGGGTGAGGAtgacaagaacaaaactaaCTTGACGTCAGTAACGTGGGAAGTGTGAATCTTACGTGTATGGTGTGTTATGCGAAGTGTGGGATGCGAAGTGTGAGGTAGAAGAACCTGTGTGAAATGAGAGGTAGGTTTGCAACATTATTATCCTTTCTTCTGACTGACCTTTgggattactttgattttgcttttacAGTACTCAGTTGAAAAGCGAAGGAAcctcttttttttaacctctcTCGGTTATCAGTCACAAATGTTCACTCAAGAAGAGTCAACTTTACTGCATATATTTCGCTGTAAACTcatattgaaatttatagtcgCAAAATTTCTTAATACCTCTGCAACTTATGCCATCACTGTCCAGCTCATAATTAGCATCGCACGTGCATTTAAGTTCATCATCGTCCCCTGTGAAGCAAACATGTTGACAGCCATGGCCAGCAGGACAAGGGTTTATGGCTGtgtaaaaaaaatgtcacattGACATTAGATAGAATTATTTGTAAATGTGATAAGAACTTAATAACGTGTCGTTTTCATTGATGAAATCGACGAATTTATTAGAAGTccctttttttacatttttacttATAATCGATTTCAAGggattataaacagtttatattttcttgCTGGCGGTTAATCTCTTAGCCGTTATACTGCTAACGGTTTACCCCTTTGAGACCCGCTGAAAAGAATATTGAAGTGGGCTAATACCCAATTACTCATCCGGCTGCAACTCATTACGAGTATAACAGGCCAGCCATCGATATTGTTCTCAAGTCTCCTTAGCAGTTCGCTACCAACCATTTTGACAGAGGCACTTTGTGAGTGAAATTCATTACCCATGAACTCAACAAGTTGACTTGGTCAGGTTTCGAACCCAGACCTTTTGATCAAAGACACAATGCGCGTTCCATCGGGTGGTTACGTTTCCCCAGGATGAAGCCAGTAATGTTTCCACAAACACCCCATTCTCACCTACACACTTCTTTGGATCACTGGGatcaacttgaaaaaaattgtcgcATGAACAGCTGTAACTTCCTCGTGTGTTGTTACACTTCTGCATGCAATCGTTTGTTGGCAGGCATTCGTTAATATCTACAAGCAAATGAAAGAATATCTTTCACATTGACCACAACTGTACCTAACATTACTCTTTTTAAATGATGGACTAGAGAGGAGGACCAGACGAACTTAAAAAAGAAGGATTAGCTCAAGGATAATTTTTATAACCttgcgtttttttttataaaataaaaatgtaaagtaTGTACATGACAACACATAAACAgtaaaagcttaaaaatttgaacaaggTGAAAACCGTCGACACACGTAGAGAAACTCATGGTAACGTATAATGCGTAGGAAGTTCATCAGGGTTAATTGTGAGTCAGTTCCTGACTCCTCTTTTCATATAAAATCAATCGGATCTGGGAGAAAATTACTCTGCAAAATTCAGTTCCATTTCTGGGTCATGCGTATACCCAAAACAAAGCGGAATAGGACTCAAAGAAACTGGACAGGACTTAAAGTAATTGGAcaggaataaaagaaattagGTGGCTTACCATCACACGTGCCGCCATCAGCATTCAGTTTGTATCCGTTGTTACAATCACAGAAGTAAGAACCTGGCAGATTGACACAGAGCTGATCACAGTTAATTCCCGACTTATTTTGGCATTCGTCGatgtctgaaaaaaaatgcatagcGTCAATTAATCAGTAACGTACACCATTGTGTAAAAACTGTCTGAACGTTCACGTACGTTATCATTAATCGTTCTTTTAGAGTCCCTTGTGTGTAAGATCACAATGTATTCTCGACTTGGTTATCTGCATTTAAATATTTAAcgatttttcagttctttgagTCTACAGGTGTAAGAAACGATAGCTTTTTGATCGATCAGAAGGGTCCTTTTGAATTTCCACACAAAGATAGCTATAGAAGTGAGGTTATTCGAGATCAGAAGACTTAACATGcacaacttttttctttcactattcgcaaacaattcaaatttaCCCCGAGGTGGCAAGATGTTTTCATGTGTGCTAACTCGAGCAAGTCACTGAATTCACCTTTGCTCAGAATTAAACTTCATCCttggaaaaattgaaagaaccCACCAGCACACTGAGCTCCATTTCCAGTGTACCCTGATGGACAAGGTCCACATTTATATCCACTGGAATTGGCTGGCGCAGGAAGATCAATGCACGCAACTCCCGCGTAACACGGCTGACCATTCATTTCGCAGGCGTCAATGTCGCTGTCACAGAATCTTCCTGTGTATCCTCCCTGACATGCACATCCCATGTATACAAACTTGCTGTCAGTGTTGGCTGTGTCACCCTCTTCTGGCTTTACGCATTGACCATCATGTTGGCAAGCACACATGTTAATAATTGGACTCCAACTGGCACTTGCGCCTTTGTCGTTAGAAGCAACGAAAGTCAAACTGAACTGCAAAGGGAGATTTCAGACGGCGTTAAGCTTTTATTCACCCGAGTAAGCCCCCACTAGAAAAATAACGTGGTAGAGACTCAGATAACCCGCGATTGCACGGAAAAGTTTTTGCTAGTTTTGAGGTGATTGAATCAAGGAATGTACCTCTTTCGCGTTTCAAATGCCAAGGCTTTAAGAAGAGAAGTACATTCAACTAATTTCTCGCGCCTTCTGTGCAGTTTGCCTTTGAAAGCGCGGTAAAATTCTTGAAGTCCCTCACAGACGACTTTCCTCAGAACGGTACAGGAACATAGCTGATACGTTTAAGTATACGTTACGCTGCAAAATGCGAAATGACGGATTCTCTCGAAGCGAAAGATAAAACTTTACATACCATATCAGATACTTTGATTAGATgagaaacattttctattttgaagAGACAAAATGTTGGTAAGCATACCTTTCTTGATGTTGTAACAAGCCAAGTGAAATATAACAAGTTACCAGTCTGGTTCCAAGTGGCCCCTTCAGGATTGTTAATCACGCGAAACTTAATCGTGTCGTTATCGACAGCCCTGATGCTCAAGTGAACTGTATCACCAAGGGTCGCATTTATCGCGTTCGAAACAGTCTCTATTTTGGGCGGGAAGTTgtctgtgaaaaagaaaagtgaacgCGTAACAATGTAATCGTGAAATAAATGCTACAGGTAAATTGGATCcgcaaaaaaatatatcagaaGTTAATTGGGGACGCTGAAAATAGGAAAAATTTCTGATAGATTCTCCCACAGAGTATCGGGAATCCCAAATGATTACAACAACTTTACGCAGTATTATcaacatttaaatattttatcaattttaaccCATCACGAATGTTTagataccaaaagaaaaagactacATTTGGAATACAGTTGTCTCCAAAACGAAGTATCACGTTAAAGTTTAATAGGCAGCACGGACCGAGTTTTTTTTGCGATCGAATTTATGGCACAAGCAGGAGATATAATGATAAATTCAAATACTTACTGAGTTGTTTTGTCTCATTCACCAGTTGAATGCTGATATCTTTGGTTACCAAGCCAAGAGACAAGTCGTTGGTGGAAGCCACGTCAAATAGACACTCTTGATCGTTTCCACATTGATCTTCAGCTTTCTGTCTTAAACTGTCATTATGCCACGTGATGTTATCAGCAAACATGGGCTCAAAATCAGGATCAGAAAAACTGGCCACGCTTTCATTGTTACCATAGGTAAATAAAGATTGGGACTGGTTAATTTGCCCTGAAAAGAATAGCGTAGAAGACTTGTAATGAACTTGTAAGGCTGTAATGACGCTTTAGGATCAACCGTCCAACTGCCATATTTTAGCGCGaagacaaaagataaaaaaattaagaaattcctaggaaaagAACTCTCAAATTCCGGCTGCCTTCCGCGTCCTCGAAATGTCGGAGTTTAAATTTCTTGTGCTAACCGAGTTCGAAGTCCGTTCTTTAAGTTACGCTTAAATATATCCGAGCGGAAAAAACGAGTTTCCATAAGTTACAGTTCGAAGTTAGCAAGATATTTAGTATGTCTCTAAAATCAAATTGAGgtgaaagatttcaattcaaacaaattttttttaatttagcggCCCGTGCAGTGAAATACGGCCCGCTAAATCAGGCAGTCTTAGGGCACGCTCTAACCTAGAGACCTTATGTTCTTCCCTGTGTGATGTGTAAGTAGAGTGCTTCCCACTTACAAGGAAAAGCAAGAAAGACTGTGTGGGGATACTTACACTTGACACCAAACGAGAAATGAATATCCCTTAATGAAAATGACTTTAAAACAGTCCCATCAGGCCTTGTGAAGTCATCATCCGGGTTATCATTCCACGTTCCCAACAGTCCTTTGGTGGTGTTTTTCAAATCCTCACCGAGACTTACCACAAACGACAACATTTCTTTCTTCACACAGAAGTTGACGGATGTTGTTGAGGGAAAGGAAACCTGTAAACAGTTTTTCTCTGGTGCTGAAGCAGAGAGATTTCCACCGATTGCTATACTCTTGTCTATTAGGTTGTTGTAGCCGTGGTAGATTTTCTTGTCTAACAAAATTTCCAGCCCTCCTAAAAGTGAAGAATATGTAAGTCAAACTACACCGTCGCAACTATTAGGACTGCTTTCTATAGATGTTAGCGTTAATCTTTATCTGTCTTTATCTTTATCAAGTGTGAGATCATAACTTGCTAATCGtcctcattttttttcatgttattaactggtaattttcaaattttttaacaacAAGTAGTATTCTGAGTTATTGAGGAACGCATCAAAAAACTATCCAAACTCTCTCAAGGCAGATTTTAACCCTGCAGTGAGCAattaatttatcaattaatcgagacattcttttttttgtaagttATGTAAAATGCATAACAGTATCCTTACCTTTAGGCTTTACCCGTATTTCGATTGTGCTCGTATTTTCTTCTTTAGCTGCGCCGGCCGAGAAAATAGTTGCTTTCGTGTTATTCCCTTGAGCACGTTTTGTTCTGGCCTGAAGTTGAAATTGTCCCTCATTTGCATCAACCATGACGAACTCACCGAGACCATTGAAAGTATAGCTTCTATCATCAAGTGTTTTAATGTGAGGATCACCCCAGAACCAACctaaaaatgtaacagaaaatTCTCAAAAACAAACCGAAAGCAAATAGCGATGATATTTTATTCCACGTATTAAAACATTTCGAATTAGTGAGTTGGTTGTTGGAAGGGCGAAAAAGTCAGTTACTTTTTTAATGTGAGGATCACCCCAGAACCAACctgaaaatgtaaaagaaaattcttaaaaacGTACCAAAAGCAAATAGCGATGATATTTTATTCCAAGTATTAAAACACTTCGAATTAGGTAGTTGGTAGCCAGAGAGGGCGGAAAAGTCGTAAATTTTTGCTTTGTGAATTTCAGGCCCTGATGTAATATTTTCAGCGTCCCGTTGAATAGTAAAGATGGAGCGCAATTTTCCTGCAACATCGTCAAAGTCGATTGTCATACCGACTGTCGTGACAATGTATGAACTCAGGAAATAGTTGTCGCCCTTCTTTTAAACAATAAAGgcgtaattttctaaagaaactgtggtgctacgtcggtgagagagtatagcaggtaatttagtgataacaactgggttgaaaacgtaaattagccaccgtaaagggtaaaaaagctgacgtttcgagcgttagcccttcgtcagagcgattgagcgatcgctctgacgaagggctaacgctcgaaacgtcagcttttttaccctttacggtggctaatttacgttttcttttaaacaactTGAACCAACATGTGAGACCACACAAGGGACGGGCGATCTGGATATGTTAGATGTAACTggagtggaaaaaaaagacaccatACCACTCCACAGGGGAGCAGGGCTGGCACAGTGGTTCTGTGgctggggttcgattcccggacCTGGAgtcacatgtgggttgagtttgttgtggGGTCTAGTCCTTGCTCCAAGGGTTTTTCTCCGGGTCCTCAGGCtttcctccctccacaaaaaccagCATTCCAATTTCAATTTGACCTAGAAACAGTGGAAAAGAACTGAACTTACGTCTTAATGGCGGCCTATACAAGGAGCAGTGATCAGACGGACGGTAGAAGTAGAAATGCTCACACATATTTGTATCAACACAACAAAACTGATAAGCCTGCCGGTCTGTGTACATTTCCTCCATCTCTTCAACCTGATTAAACCAGTCATCAACTTTCACATGTCCGCCATCAGGAGGACCAACCTTGAGAGAGCCCCAGTCGTCCCAGTTAGTTGAGTAACAACACTGCTGTCTCACGGTAAAACCCCTGATATCACTATTCATTGGAAAGGGAATGAATTTGACACGCCTGGACTCGTAACACCAATCAGGCCAAGTGGACCACCAATCCCAAGAGAATCTTCCCCAATCTAACCAGGCTTGCCATTCCGTACAAGGACAGGCCATCCGCCAGTCTGAACGTATCAGTTTATCGTACCAATCACGCATGTTCAATCCTCTTTGGCGCATACTCCAAGCCATGCACTTCTCTAATGAGTCTTTTTCCGTATTGTTCTCGATCCTCCAGAAATATTTTCCAGGTGATCCCGTATTTCCGTTTTGTTTATCTAGATTATACATTCCAAACAAAGTTCCGGAtctaaaatagaacaaaaaaatacaaatcaattgaaaaaaaatttactataAAGTTcttatttcaaggaaaatgatTAAAGATTGTCATAGACCTCCTGATGCAGTTTTCGTACCCTTTAATGTTAAGGTAATCCTGACCATCATTCCCTGCGTTCCACCCAGCAGTAGGGAGACCATAGTAGCCAGTCCAGTAACGGTAATCAGAACTGTGAGGAAGTAGAAGTCAGTTTTTGATTATACTTGAATAAagctaatttttaattgaagCCAGTCTTAGCCTCGGTATTAGACGGTGTTTTGGGTGCTTGGTGAAAAT
This region of Pocillopora verrucosa isolate sample1 chromosome 3, ASM3666991v2, whole genome shotgun sequence genomic DNA includes:
- the LOC131777318 gene encoding mucin-like protein isoform X1, with the protein product MMQSGSYVLILLIIFHKAANRTTSPPVDTSNVYPFGPQQNDSEFRLEDSRSFSSRWCLRINTDWKGFPFFSGRHYKLHICRDGKIQLKYEWSWWWPQKFGIYRWFRNMAVIAPFWATTDTYFAFKKNHSRVYYQVYEESKESSSNILDMAAKHVQNYTEGFSNFQASWVLVVTWENLCPYVYYPYYYYYYGYQEIELNCRWNNTFQAVIITDGFNTFLMYNYPHNGIQWVVPADHSDYRYWTGYYGLPTAGWNAGNDGQDYLNIKGSGTLFGMYNLDKQNGNTGSPGKYFWRIENNTEKDSLEKCMAWSMRQRGLNMRDWYDKLIRSDWRMACPCTEWQAWLDWGRFSWDWWSTWPDWCYESRRVKFIPFPMNSDIRGFTVRQQCCYSTNWDDWGSLKVGPPDGGHVKVDDWFNQVEEMEEMYTDRQAYQFCCVDTNMCEHFYFYRPSDHCSLYRPPLRRWFWGDPHIKTLDDRSYTFNGLGEFVMVDANEGQFQLQARTKRAQGNNTKATIFSAGAAKEENTSTIEIRVKPKGGLEILLDKKIYHGYNNLIDKSIAIGGNLSASAPEKNCLQVSFPSTTSVNFCVKKEMLSFVVSLGEDLKNTTKGLLGTWNDNPDDDFTRPDGTVLKSFSLRDIHFSFGVKWQINQSQSLFTYGNNESVASFSDPDFEPMFADNITWHNDSLRQKAEDQCGNDQECLFDVASTNDLSLGLVTKDISIQLVNETKQLNNFPPKIETVSNAINATLGDTVHLSIRAVDNDTIKFRVINNPEGATWNQTGNLLYFTWLVTTSRKFSLTFVASNDKGASASWSPIINMCACQHDGQCVKPEEGDTANTDSKFVYMGCACQGGYTGRFCDSDIDACEMNGQPCYAGVACIDLPAPANSSGYKCGPCPSGYTGNGAQCADIDECQNKSGINCDQLCVNLPGSYFCDCNNGYKLNADGGTCDDINECLPTNDCMQKCNNTRGSYSCSCDNFFQVDPSDPKKCVAINPCPAGHGCQHVCFTGDDDELKCTCDANYELDSDGISCRDIDECDPSNPRHRCSQICKNTPGSYNCSCEKGFEITKDGYDCEDINECLDVSLFNCTDEFHKCVNTRGSYKCECDQDLYFIDGKCRGLEKNQTAPVPELQKPREPSNKEKEEAVQFSIEHKNGFKWDFKKDKDFNEKMASVTTKYCSENRTRCALKETTRSRRPLFFDLYTTDQIHLLPDYPTNSSGLLYVAFYVQQPVGQYVSNASALPHRILVQIIVIHKGEIEAAIGANISGVVAWFKPGESTSSPTVRTAEPDPITWKWIAISAIGGGVVLVIVVIIVWRCLKRKRKKKNVVIPTVVDDTPGGNIAMKSNHQSVESLEPAPSQ
- the LOC131777318 gene encoding mucin-like protein isoform X3, which codes for MNGAGGGRRSLVSTDGSEIWLLLHLSGRRLILTLPSKKTIPGCIIKYTKKNNTFQAVIITDGFNTFLMYNYPHNGIQWVVPADHSDYRYWTGYYGLPTAGWNAGNDGQDYLNIKGSGTLFGMYNLDKQNGNTGSPGKYFWRIENNTEKDSLEKCMAWSMRQRGLNMRDWYDKLIRSDWRMACPCTEWQAWLDWGRFSWDWWSTWPDWCYESRRVKFIPFPMNSDIRGFTVRQQCCYSTNWDDWGSLKVGPPDGGHVKVDDWFNQVEEMEEMYTDRQAYQFCCVDTNMCEHFYFYRPSDHCSLYRPPLRRWFWGDPHIKTLDDRSYTFNGLGEFVMVDANEGQFQLQARTKRAQGNNTKATIFSAGAAKEENTSTIEIRVKPKGGLEILLDKKIYHGYNNLIDKSIAIGGNLSASAPEKNCLQVSFPSTTSVNFCVKKEMLSFVVSLGEDLKNTTKGLLGTWNDNPDDDFTRPDGTVLKSFSLRDIHFSFGVKWQINQSQSLFTYGNNESVASFSDPDFEPMFADNITWHNDSLRQKAEDQCGNDQECLFDVASTNDLSLGLVTKDISIQLVNETKQLNNFPPKIETVSNAINATLGDTVHLSIRAVDNDTIKFRVINNPEGATWNQTGNLLYFTWLVTTSRKFSLTFVASNDKGASASWSPIINMCACQHDGQCVKPEEGDTANTDSKFVYMGCACQGGYTGRFCDSDIDACEMNGQPCYAGVACIDLPAPANSSGYKCGPCPSGYTGNGAQCADIDECQNKSGINCDQLCVNLPGSYFCDCNNGYKLNADGGTCDDINECLPTNDCMQKCNNTRGSYSCSCDNFFQVDPSDPKKCVAINPCPAGHGCQHVCFTGDDDELKCTCDANYELDSDGISCRDIDECDPSNPRHRCSQICKNTPGSYNCSCEKGFEITKDGYDCEDINECLDVSLFNCTDEFHKCVNTRGSYKCECDQDLYFIDGKCRGLEKNQTAPVPELQKPREPSNKEKEEAVQFSIEHKNGFKWDFKKDKDFNEKMASVTTKYCSENRTRCALKETTRSRRPLFFDLYTTDQIHLLPDYPTNSSGLLYVAFYVQQPVGQYVSNASALPHRILVQIIVIHKGEIEAAIGANISGVVAWFKPGESTSSPTVRTAEPDPITWKWIAISAIGGGVVLVIVVIIVWRCLKRKRKKKNVVIPTVVDDTPGGNIAMKSNHQSVESLEPAPSQ
- the LOC131777318 gene encoding mucin-like protein isoform X2, which gives rise to MMQSGSYVLILLIIFHKANRTTSPPVDTSNVYPFGPQQNDSEFRLEDSRSFSSRWCLRINTDWKGFPFFSGRHYKLHICRDGKIQLKYEWSWWWPQKFGIYRWFRNMAVIAPFWATTDTYFAFKKNHSRVYYQVYEESKESSSNILDMAAKHVQNYTEGFSNFQASWVLVVTWENLCPYVYYPYYYYYYGYQEIELNCRWNNTFQAVIITDGFNTFLMYNYPHNGIQWVVPADHSDYRYWTGYYGLPTAGWNAGNDGQDYLNIKGSGTLFGMYNLDKQNGNTGSPGKYFWRIENNTEKDSLEKCMAWSMRQRGLNMRDWYDKLIRSDWRMACPCTEWQAWLDWGRFSWDWWSTWPDWCYESRRVKFIPFPMNSDIRGFTVRQQCCYSTNWDDWGSLKVGPPDGGHVKVDDWFNQVEEMEEMYTDRQAYQFCCVDTNMCEHFYFYRPSDHCSLYRPPLRRWFWGDPHIKTLDDRSYTFNGLGEFVMVDANEGQFQLQARTKRAQGNNTKATIFSAGAAKEENTSTIEIRVKPKGGLEILLDKKIYHGYNNLIDKSIAIGGNLSASAPEKNCLQVSFPSTTSVNFCVKKEMLSFVVSLGEDLKNTTKGLLGTWNDNPDDDFTRPDGTVLKSFSLRDIHFSFGVKWQINQSQSLFTYGNNESVASFSDPDFEPMFADNITWHNDSLRQKAEDQCGNDQECLFDVASTNDLSLGLVTKDISIQLVNETKQLNNFPPKIETVSNAINATLGDTVHLSIRAVDNDTIKFRVINNPEGATWNQTGNLLYFTWLVTTSRKFSLTFVASNDKGASASWSPIINMCACQHDGQCVKPEEGDTANTDSKFVYMGCACQGGYTGRFCDSDIDACEMNGQPCYAGVACIDLPAPANSSGYKCGPCPSGYTGNGAQCADIDECQNKSGINCDQLCVNLPGSYFCDCNNGYKLNADGGTCDDINECLPTNDCMQKCNNTRGSYSCSCDNFFQVDPSDPKKCVAINPCPAGHGCQHVCFTGDDDELKCTCDANYELDSDGISCRDIDECDPSNPRHRCSQICKNTPGSYNCSCEKGFEITKDGYDCEDINECLDVSLFNCTDEFHKCVNTRGSYKCECDQDLYFIDGKCRGLEKNQTAPVPELQKPREPSNKEKEEAVQFSIEHKNGFKWDFKKDKDFNEKMASVTTKYCSENRTRCALKETTRSRRPLFFDLYTTDQIHLLPDYPTNSSGLLYVAFYVQQPVGQYVSNASALPHRILVQIIVIHKGEIEAAIGANISGVVAWFKPGESTSSPTVRTAEPDPITWKWIAISAIGGGVVLVIVVIIVWRCLKRKRKKKNVVIPTVVDDTPGGNIAMKSNHQSVESLEPAPSQ